A single genomic interval of Mycolicibacterium sp. MU0053 harbors:
- a CDS encoding N-acyl-D-amino-acid deacylase family protein has translation MSYDVIVRNGLWFDGTGTAPEVRTLGIRDGVVATVSATPLDETGCPEVVDADGKWVLPGFIDVHTHYDAEVLLDPGLRESVRHGVTTVLLGMCSLSTVYADAEDAADLFSRVEAVPRQYVLGALQTHKTWSTSAEYVAAIDALPLGPNVASLLGHSDLRASVLGLDRATTDGVRPTDAELEAMADKLDTALDAGMLGMSGMDAAIDKLDGDRFRSRALPSTFATWRERRRLIKVLRRRGRILQSAPNVARAQEALNFFLESSGLFGRRRGVKMSLLVSADAKSSPVAARVIGPGTRLLNKLLDAQVRFQHLPVPFELYSDGIDLPVFEEFGAGTAALHLRDQLERNTLLADPEYGRRFRRSFDRRKLGPTLWHRDFHEATIVECPDVTLVGKTFGQIADERGIHPLDAFLDVLVDNGERNVRWTTIVANHRPKVLDQLAKDPSVHMGFSDAGAHLRNMAFYNYPLRLLKRVRDAQLAGRPFLTTEHAVHRLTAEVADWFGADAGTLRVGDRADFVVIDPHSLNADVDAYHEETVPFYGGLSRMVNRNDDAVVATAVNGTVVFRNGRFRDGYGQSVKSGRYLRAGTGRRVKTAV, from the coding sequence ATGTCCTACGACGTCATCGTTCGCAACGGCCTGTGGTTCGACGGGACCGGTACGGCACCAGAGGTCCGCACGCTGGGCATCCGCGACGGCGTGGTGGCCACCGTCTCGGCCACGCCCCTCGACGAGACCGGCTGTCCCGAGGTCGTCGACGCCGACGGCAAGTGGGTTCTGCCGGGCTTCATCGACGTGCACACCCATTACGACGCCGAAGTTCTGCTCGACCCCGGCCTGCGCGAGTCGGTGCGGCACGGCGTCACCACGGTGCTGCTGGGCATGTGTTCGTTGTCGACGGTGTACGCCGACGCCGAGGATGCCGCGGACCTCTTCAGCCGCGTGGAGGCGGTGCCCCGGCAGTACGTGCTGGGTGCGCTGCAGACGCACAAGACCTGGTCGACCTCGGCCGAGTACGTCGCGGCCATCGACGCGTTGCCGCTCGGCCCGAACGTCGCGTCGCTGCTGGGACATTCCGACCTGCGCGCGTCGGTGCTGGGCCTGGACCGCGCCACCACCGACGGCGTCCGACCCACCGACGCCGAACTCGAGGCGATGGCCGACAAACTCGACACGGCCCTCGACGCCGGGATGTTGGGCATGTCCGGAATGGACGCCGCCATCGACAAACTCGACGGCGACCGGTTCCGGTCCCGCGCATTGCCTTCGACGTTCGCGACGTGGCGGGAACGCCGCCGGCTCATCAAGGTGCTGCGCCGCCGCGGACGCATCCTGCAGAGCGCGCCCAATGTTGCCCGGGCGCAGGAGGCGCTCAACTTCTTCCTGGAGAGCAGCGGCCTGTTCGGGCGCCGCCGCGGCGTCAAGATGAGCCTGCTGGTCTCGGCCGACGCAAAATCCTCGCCCGTCGCCGCGCGGGTCATCGGGCCCGGCACGCGCCTGCTGAACAAGCTCCTCGATGCCCAGGTGCGATTCCAGCATCTGCCGGTGCCGTTCGAATTGTATTCGGACGGTATCGATCTGCCGGTGTTTGAAGAGTTCGGGGCGGGTACTGCCGCGCTGCACCTGCGTGATCAACTCGAGCGCAACACGTTGCTCGCCGACCCCGAGTACGGCCGCCGGTTCCGCCGCTCGTTCGACCGCCGCAAGCTCGGACCTACCTTGTGGCACCGCGATTTTCACGAGGCCACCATCGTCGAATGCCCCGACGTGACCCTGGTCGGCAAGACTTTCGGTCAGATCGCCGACGAGCGCGGAATCCATCCCCTGGATGCGTTTCTCGACGTGCTCGTCGACAACGGGGAACGCAACGTTCGCTGGACCACGATCGTGGCCAACCACCGGCCCAAGGTCCTCGACCAGTTGGCCAAGGATCCGTCGGTGCACATGGGTTTCTCGGATGCCGGTGCACACCTGCGCAACATGGCGTTCTACAACTACCCGCTGCGGTTGCTGAAGCGCGTCCGCGACGCCCAGCTGGCCGGGCGCCCATTCCTGACCACCGAACACGCGGTGCACCGGCTGACCGCCGAGGTTGCCGACTGGTTCGGGGCCGATGCGGGCACCCTCCGCGTCGGGGACCGGGCCGACTTCGTCGTGATCGACCCGCACAGCCTCAACGCCGACGTCGATGCCTACCACGAGGAGACGGTGCCGTTCTACGGCGGCTTGAGCCGCATGGTGAACCGCAACGACGACGCGGTCGTGGCCACGGCGGTCAACGGAACCGTGGTGTTTCGCAACGGGCGGTTCCGCGACGGCTACGGCCAGTCCGTGAAGTCGGGTCGCTATCTACGGGCGGGGACTGGCCGGCGTGTGAAAACCGCTGTCTGA
- a CDS encoding TetR/AcrR family transcriptional regulator, with product MARTQQQRREETVARLLDASIETIIDVGYAKASAAVIARRAKVSDGALFRHFPTMGDFMAATAYEVMRRQLELFTKRVAEIPAQPPLPAVLTILRDVTGNDTNTVMYELLIAARTDAKLRATLPDVLAEYATHIYETASTIPGFEGIPEGEFATAVALLLNAFDGAAIIRSVLPQPEFEDARIALLAKLFSAEPAPGGRIGR from the coding sequence ATGGCGAGAACGCAACAGCAACGTCGGGAGGAAACCGTCGCTCGCCTGCTCGACGCGAGCATCGAGACCATCATCGACGTCGGGTACGCGAAGGCCTCGGCCGCGGTCATCGCGCGGCGCGCGAAGGTTTCCGACGGTGCGCTGTTTCGCCATTTCCCCACCATGGGCGACTTCATGGCGGCCACGGCCTACGAAGTGATGCGCCGCCAGCTGGAGTTGTTCACCAAACGGGTCGCCGAGATCCCGGCTCAGCCGCCGCTGCCAGCCGTCCTGACGATCCTGCGCGACGTCACCGGCAATGACACCAACACCGTGATGTACGAGCTGTTGATCGCCGCGCGGACCGACGCCAAGCTGCGTGCCACCTTGCCCGACGTACTGGCCGAGTACGCCACCCACATCTACGAAACCGCAAGCACCATACCGGGTTTCGAGGGGATCCCGGAGGGGGAGTTCGCGACCGCGGTGGCCCTGCTGCTCAATGCCTTCGACGGGGCCGCGATCATCCGGTCGGTACTGCCGCAGCCTGAATTCGAAGACGCCCGGATCGCGCTGCTGGCGAAGTTGTTCAGCGCAGAGCCCGCCCCGGGGGGTCGCATCGGCAGGTAG